GCCGCGCACGCTCTGCAGGCCGCGCCGCACGTCGATCGTGGCGGCGGGATCGGTGTAGGGGCCCGAGGTGTCGTAGACGCTCACCACCTCGCCGTTGGTCAGGCGAATGTCGCGCACCGGCACGCGCAGGTCAGGGCGGCTGCCGGTGATGAAGGACTTGGCCGAGGCGGGAAAAGGCTCGCGCGTGCGGGCCAGCAGCTGGGAAAACGAATCGGGGGCGTTCATGGCGGGCATTCCTCAAAGGTTCTGGATGGAATGCTCCGCAATCGGCAGGACGGCCGGCGCGCATGCACCACGGCACGCGCGACCCCCCATCCCACTGCAGCTCTTCTTACGCTGGTACTAACCAGATCAAGTTCGCGGTTCTGGCGGTCGTGGTCCGCCATCTCAGCACGCCATTACGTGCACCCCGGAGCAGGGCAAAGTATAGGCGACTTGACTTGATCTGCGGCAATCAGGCCCTAGAGCACGCGTTCGAGGATCAGCACCAGGAAGAACATGGCCGCCGCGATGACGGTCCACTTGACGGTCACGAGCCCGAAGCGCTTGTAGCGCTGCTGGCCCGTGGCCGCGAAGAAGGCGAACGACACGGCCGCCACGAGCAGCAGCAGCATGACGGCCCAGCGAAAGAGCAGCATGGCGGCCCGCTACCAGGCGCGCGCCGGCTGGGCGAAGCCCGTGGGCGCCTGGCGCTCGTTGTCGAAGCTCACGACCTCCCAGGCGTCAGGCTGGGCCAGCAACGCGCGCAGCAGCTGGTTGTTCATGCCGTGGCCCGAGCGGAAGGCGCTGTAGGCCGCCAGCAGCGGCTTGCCCACGAGGTACAGGTCGCCCATGGCGTCCAGGATCTTGTGCTTGGCAAACTCGTCGTCGTAGCGCAGGCCGTCGGCGTTGAGCACCTTGTAGTCGTCCATGACGATGGCGTTGTCCAGCCCTCCGCCCAGCGCCAGGCCACTGGTGCGCAGCATCTCCACGTCCTTGGTGAAGCCGAAGGTACGCGCGCGGGCGATGTCGCGCGCGTAGTTGCCGCTCCCAAGGTCGAACTCCACGCTCTGCCCCGTGGAATCGACGGCGGGGTGAGCGAAGTCGATCTCGAAGCGCAGCTTGAAGCCGTGGTAGGGCTCCAGGCGCGCCCACTTGAGGTTGTGCCCTTCGCCCTCGCGCACCTCGACGGGGCGCGTGACGCGGATGAAGCGCTTGGGGACGTTCTGCAGCTCGACGCCCGCGCTCTGCAGCAGGAACACGAAGGACGCCGAGGAGCCGTCAAGGATGGGCACTTCCTCGGCCGTGATGTCGATATACAGGTTGTCCAGCCCCAGGCCGGCGCAGGCCGACATGAGGTGCTCCACCGTGTGCACCTTGGCACCGCCCGCGCCGATGGTGGAGGCCATGCGCGTATCGACCACGGCCGTCGCGGTGATGGGGATGTCCACCGGCTCGGGCAGGTCCACGCGGCGGAACACGATACCCGTGTCCGGCTGGGCCGGGCGCAGCGTCAACTCGACCCGCTGGCCGCTGTGCAGCCCCACGCCAACGGCGCGGGTCAGGGTCTTGATGGTGCGTTGCTGGAGCATAGAAGAGAGATTTTAGTTGGCAGGTCCTACGCCTGCTGCTCAGTATCTGAATAAGCGTATCGCCGGCGTCTGCAGCTCTTCCTCCAGAACCCGGAAGACGGCTTCCTTGTGCCCGTCCGTCATTCTCGACGCATGGGTCGCTACGCTGATGGCGGCGACGTGGTCGGCCTGGACCCGGATGGCGACGCCGATGCCCACGGCGCCCGTCGTCAAAAGGTTCTCGCTCTCCGAATGCTGTAGCTTGCGCGTGAACGCCACCATCTGCCACAGGCGGTCCTGCGTGATGCCCGCGGCCTCGTAGTCGAGGCAGCGGCGCTCGTAAATCTGCTTCAGCTCCCTGTCGCGCAAGGTGGCCGCAAGGGCCAGGCTGGCCGTGCCCTGGCCCAGCAAGCGAATCTGGCCCGTCATCAGGCTGTGTGCATGCAGCGGGTGATCGCCCGCCTCCACGTGCAAGCAATGCGCAAAGTCGCCAATGCGCACGATGAGGAATACCGAATGGCCGGTGCGGCGGGCAATGCGCTCCATGACGGGACGGCAGGCCTCGAAGATGGGGGGTTTCGTCATGGCGGACATGCCCGTGAACATGGCCTCCACGCCCAGCCGGTAGCGGCCGCTGCTCTCGTCCTTCGCGGCAAACCCCGATTGCGTGAGCACCATCAGCAGCCGCCGTGCCGTCGTCCTGTTGAGCCCGGCCAGCTGCGCCAGCTCGTTGATGGCCAGGCCCTGTACATGGTGGCCGGCGATCAACCGCAGCACGGCCACCAGACGGGCAGGACTCTGCGCTCCGGGAAACCCCGAGTTCATATCGTGAACATCCTGCCCATCCAACTTTGCCATCCCTCTCCCCCCCGGCCCATAGTGCGCCCGTCAGCCCGCTTCCACAGGAACATGAGATGAGCACTTACCGGCCCGTACACGCACCCCACATACCGCCCGTCGTCGGGGATGGAAGGACGCCCCGCTGGACACGGCGCCCGCCCCAATCGAACTGGGGAGACTTCGGCCCGGACGACCAATACGGTCGCCTGAACTACCTGGACGCCGAAAAGGTGAAACAAGCCGCGCTGGAAATCCAGACCGGGCAGCGGTTCTGCCTGAGCCTGCCGCTGAACCTCCCCGGCGGCAACGCCCTCAACCCACGCCGCCATCCTCCCGTCATCAAGCCATCCACGCGCCCGCAAGGCCCCGGGATGAATTTTGCGCTCTCCCAGGAGAACCCGAACTACACCGACGTGATCAGCGACGACTACGCGCAAATCTACCTGCAGTACTCGACCCAGTGGGACGCCCTGTCGCATGTCGGCAGCCATTTCGACGTCAATGGCGACGGCATCGACGAACTGGTCTACTACAACGGCTTCCAGGCGGGCATAGACATCCTGGCCCCCAAGGACCTGCCCGGCATGGATGGCCAGTCGCGCGCCAAGGCACTGGGCGTGGAGCGCCTGGCCGAGCAGGCCATCCAGGGCCGGGGCGTATTGGTCAATCTGCGCAAGCATTTCGGTGACGGCCACACCCTCGTGTCCGGCAGCATGCTCAAGCGCGTGCTGGAGCAGGACGGCATCGAGGTGGAAAAGGGCGACATCGTCGCGCTGTACACCGGCTTTTCCGACGCCCTCATCGGGTGCAACGGGCAGCCCCGCGCCGACATGGCGGAGACCGTCTGCGCGGTGCTCGACGGACGCGACCCGGAACTGCAGCAGTGGATCATCGACAGCCACATCGCCAGCCTGGTGGCGGACAACTACGGCATCGAGTCCGTTCCGGGCCGCCCCGTGGACGGCTCCTGCGCCTTCCTGCCGCTGCATGAGCTGTGCCTGTTCAAGCTCGGCATGCCGTTCGGCGAGCTGTGGTACCTGCACGAACTGGCGCAATGGCTGGAGCAGGCCGGCCGCTACCGCTTCATGCTGACGGCCCCTGCCTTGCGGCTCCCCGGCGCGGTAGGGTCCCCGGTGACGCCGGTTGCCACGGTGTGAGGGCCGACCCCATGGCCTCCATGATTCCGGGTGCGCAAGAAACCGCCGCCGCGCGCCCCGCCACCCTGGGCGGCATGCTCGCGCTCGCTCCTGCCGACGCGATCGCCCTGACCTTCGAACACCAGACGCTCACCTACGCCCAGCTGCGCGAACAGGTGGCGCACATGGCCGGCGGCCTGCACGGGCAGGGGCTGCGGGCGGGAGACGTGCTGGGCATCTGGCTGCCCAACACGCCGCGCTGGCTCATCCTGCATCTGGCCTGCGCCTCGCTGGGAGTGGCGACCCTGAGCCTCAACCTCAAGCTGGGGGTCAAGGAACTGGTCAGTTTCATCGACCGGTCGAAATGCAAGGCCCTGGCATTCGACCGCGGCATCGCCAACGCCCACGCGCTGGCCGGCAACGCCCCGCCGGGCGACGGCGCCGGCTTTCCGGAGGGCAACAGCCTTGCCCGGGTATGGCAGCAGCATGCCGGCTCCCTGCAGCTGATCATCGATGCGTCGGTGCATGCGGGGGATGCCGATGCCCCCGGCTGGCCTGCGCTGGCGCAGCAGATGCCGACGGCCCCTCATCGCGCGCCCGGCTGGATCCGGTGGGAAGCCCTGGCCGCGGCGCCCATGGCCTCGGACGGCGACCCAGCCACGCTGGCCCGCAGCGCCTGCATCATCCTGTCTTCGTCGGGAACGACCAGCATGCCCAAGCTGATCGTCCACAGCCAATCCAACGTCGCGCTGCACTCCCAGGACGCAGCTGCCGGCTTTGCCGTCGATGGCGGCAGCGCCACCTTGCTGGCGCTGCCCATGTGCGGCGCGTTCGGCTACTGCGCGACCATGGCGACGCTCGCGGCCGGGGCCAGGCTGGCGATGCACGAGGCCTTCCATCCCGCGCAGGCCGCCGACGCGCTGCGGCAGCAGGCCATCACCCACATGTTCGGTACCAACGACATGGTGGACAAGATGATCGCGCCCCTGCCCGCGGACTGGCGCCCCAGGGCGCTGCGCTTCTTCGGGCACGCCAACTTCGTCCCCGGGCTCGATGATCTGCCCGCCAAGGCGCAGCAACTGGGCATTCCCATGGTGGGCTGCTTCGGCATGAGCGAAATCCTGGCGCTGTTCGCCCACCAGGACCCGGCCGCGCCGCTGGAGCGGCGCTCCCAGGCGGGCGGCTTCCCCATCACTGCGGGCGCCGAGGTGCGCGCCCGCCTGGTGGAGACCGGGGCGCTGGCCGCGCCCATGGAGCCGGGCGAGCTGGAGTTCCGCGGCCCCCACATGATGCGGGAGTACCTGGGCAATCCGGAGGCGACGGCACAGGCATTCACCGACGATGGTTTTCTGCGCTCGGGCGACCTGGGCTACGTGAACGGCGACGGAGGCTTCACCCATGTGTCGCGGCTGGGCGACGTGCTGCGCATCGGTGGTTTTCTGGTCAACCCTGCCGAGATCGAAGAGGCCGTCCTCAACGCCAGCGGCGCCAGTGCCTGCCAGGTCGTCGCCGTGAATGCGGCGGGCAGCTCCCGGCCCGTCGCCTTCGTGATTCCGGACGCCGGGGAGACCATGGACGAAAGCGCCGTCAAGGCCCTGCTGCAGCAGCAGATCGCCCGCTACAAGGTGCCGATCCGCATCTTCGCCGTCGATGCCTTCCCCTGCACCACGGGGCCCAACGGCACGAAGGTCAAACGCAACGAGCTCCGTGAGCTCGCCCAATCGCTGCTCGCACAGGAGGCATCGAAATGAGTCCGACACCCCAGCAAACCACCCGGCGCGTCCTCGTCACGGGCGCCAGCCGCGGCATTGGCCGTGCCGCCATGCGCCATCTGGCCGATGCCGGCTACCAGGTCGTCGGCCTGGCGCGCCATGCCCCTGGCGATGCGCGCCCGGACGAGCGGTTCGTGCAATGCGACCTGGCGGACCTGGAAGCCGCGCGCCAGGTCGTCGAAGGCCTGGCCCGGGAGGGAGGTTTCTACGCCCTGGTCAACAACGCCGCCATCGCCCACACCACCAGCATCGCCGACACGCGGGTCGCCGACATGAACGAGGCCATGGCCCTGAACGTCAACGCCGCGCTGGTCTGCCTGCAGGCCCTGATGCCCGGCATGCGGCAGGCCGGCGCGGGCCGCGTGGTGAACATCTCTTCGCGCGCGGCCCTGGGCAAACCCAATCGCACCGCGTACAGCGCAACCAAAGCGGCCCTGATCGGGATGAGCCGGACCTGGGCGCTGGAGCTGGCCCCGCACAACATCACCGTCAACGTCATCGCGCCCGGCCCGGTGGCCACGGAGCTGTTCAAGCAGGCCAGCCCGCCCGGCGCCGAGCAGACCCGCGCCCTGCTGGCCGCGGTGCCGCTGCAGCGCATAGCGGAACCGGAGGAAATCGCCCATGCCATCGGCTTCCTGCTGCATCCGCTGGCGGGCTACATGACCGGGCAGACGCTGCACATCGACGGCGGCCTGACCATCAGCGCCGCCCGGCTGTGAAGCCCGGCAGCAGCGGCCCATCGCTTCCCCCCAACCAACCATCCATCACACAAAGAGAGAAGGAGACGACACCATGTCATTCAGACACCATTGCGCCGCGGCCGCGGCCGCGCTGCTGTGCACGGCAGCCCAGGCGCAGGGCAGCCAGCCCGTGCGCATCGGCCTCATCGTGGACCAGTCCAGCGTGTACTCCGCCGTCACGGGCAAGGGCAGCATCACGGGTGCGCAAATGGCGATCGAGGAGCATGGCGGCAAAGTGCTCGGGCGCACCATCGAGCTGCTGAATTTCGACCACCAGAGCAAGGCGGATTCGGCGGCATCGAAAGCCAGGGAGTGGTACGACAACGGCGTCGATGCCATCCACGAGGCAAGCGGCTCCGCCGCCGCGCTGGCCGTGCTCAACGTAGCCAAGGAAAAGAACAAGGTGCTGGTGATGAGCGGCCCCGCCAGCGACCGCATCACGGGCGACATGTGCGCTCCCACCGTGGCCCATTGGGCATACAACTCCCATGCGCTGGCCAACACCGTCGGCAAGGCGGCGGCCGAGCGCTTCGGCAAGAACTGGTTCTTCATCGCGGCCGACTACTCGGGCGGCCAGGACGTGGTCAAGGCCACGACCCAGGCCATTGCAACCGTGGGCGGCAAGGTCATCGGCGAGGCCAAGCACCCGCTGAACGCATCCGACTTCTCGTCCGCCGTCGTGCAGGCCCAGTCCAGCAAGGCCGACGTCGTGGGCCTCGCCAATTTCGGCAATGACCTGGTCAACTCGATCAAGGCAGCGCGCGAGTTCGGCATCAAGCCCGACGGCAAGCAAAAGCTGGCCAGCCTGCTGATGTACATCACCGACGTGCACTCGCTGGGC
This region of Alicycliphilus denitrificans K601 genomic DNA includes:
- the lpxC gene encoding UDP-3-O-acyl-N-acetylglucosamine deacetylase, which produces MLQQRTIKTLTRAVGVGLHSGQRVELTLRPAQPDTGIVFRRVDLPEPVDIPITATAVVDTRMASTIGAGGAKVHTVEHLMSACAGLGLDNLYIDITAEEVPILDGSSASFVFLLQSAGVELQNVPKRFIRVTRPVEVREGEGHNLKWARLEPYHGFKLRFEIDFAHPAVDSTGQSVEFDLGSGNYARDIARARTFGFTKDVEMLRTSGLALGGGLDNAIVMDDYKVLNADGLRYDDEFAKHKILDAMGDLYLVGKPLLAAYSAFRSGHGMNNQLLRALLAQPDAWEVVSFDNERQAPTGFAQPARAW
- a CDS encoding IclR family transcriptional regulator, with the protein product MNSGFPGAQSPARLVAVLRLIAGHHVQGLAINELAQLAGLNRTTARRLLMVLTQSGFAAKDESSGRYRLGVEAMFTGMSAMTKPPIFEACRPVMERIARRTGHSVFLIVRIGDFAHCLHVEAGDHPLHAHSLMTGQIRLLGQGTASLALAATLRDRELKQIYERRCLDYEAAGITQDRLWQMVAFTRKLQHSESENLLTTGAVGIGVAIRVQADHVAAISVATHASRMTDGHKEAVFRVLEEELQTPAIRLFRY
- a CDS encoding cyclase family protein encodes the protein MSTYRPVHAPHIPPVVGDGRTPRWTRRPPQSNWGDFGPDDQYGRLNYLDAEKVKQAALEIQTGQRFCLSLPLNLPGGNALNPRRHPPVIKPSTRPQGPGMNFALSQENPNYTDVISDDYAQIYLQYSTQWDALSHVGSHFDVNGDGIDELVYYNGFQAGIDILAPKDLPGMDGQSRAKALGVERLAEQAIQGRGVLVNLRKHFGDGHTLVSGSMLKRVLEQDGIEVEKGDIVALYTGFSDALIGCNGQPRADMAETVCAVLDGRDPELQQWIIDSHIASLVADNYGIESVPGRPVDGSCAFLPLHELCLFKLGMPFGELWYLHELAQWLEQAGRYRFMLTAPALRLPGAVGSPVTPVATV
- a CDS encoding AMP-binding protein codes for the protein MASMIPGAQETAAARPATLGGMLALAPADAIALTFEHQTLTYAQLREQVAHMAGGLHGQGLRAGDVLGIWLPNTPRWLILHLACASLGVATLSLNLKLGVKELVSFIDRSKCKALAFDRGIANAHALAGNAPPGDGAGFPEGNSLARVWQQHAGSLQLIIDASVHAGDADAPGWPALAQQMPTAPHRAPGWIRWEALAAAPMASDGDPATLARSACIILSSSGTTSMPKLIVHSQSNVALHSQDAAAGFAVDGGSATLLALPMCGAFGYCATMATLAAGARLAMHEAFHPAQAADALRQQAITHMFGTNDMVDKMIAPLPADWRPRALRFFGHANFVPGLDDLPAKAQQLGIPMVGCFGMSEILALFAHQDPAAPLERRSQAGGFPITAGAEVRARLVETGALAAPMEPGELEFRGPHMMREYLGNPEATAQAFTDDGFLRSGDLGYVNGDGGFTHVSRLGDVLRIGGFLVNPAEIEEAVLNASGASACQVVAVNAAGSSRPVAFVIPDAGETMDESAVKALLQQQIARYKVPIRIFAVDAFPCTTGPNGTKVKRNELRELAQSLLAQEASK
- a CDS encoding SDR family oxidoreductase, whose product is MSPTPQQTTRRVLVTGASRGIGRAAMRHLADAGYQVVGLARHAPGDARPDERFVQCDLADLEAARQVVEGLAREGGFYALVNNAAIAHTTSIADTRVADMNEAMALNVNAALVCLQALMPGMRQAGAGRVVNISSRAALGKPNRTAYSATKAALIGMSRTWALELAPHNITVNVIAPGPVATELFKQASPPGAEQTRALLAAVPLQRIAEPEEIAHAIGFLLHPLAGYMTGQTLHIDGGLTISAARL
- a CDS encoding ABC transporter substrate-binding protein yields the protein MSFRHHCAAAAAALLCTAAQAQGSQPVRIGLIVDQSSVYSAVTGKGSITGAQMAIEEHGGKVLGRTIELLNFDHQSKADSAASKAREWYDNGVDAIHEASGSAAALAVLNVAKEKNKVLVMSGPASDRITGDMCAPTVAHWAYNSHALANTVGKAAAERFGKNWFFIAADYSGGQDVVKATTQAIATVGGKVIGEAKHPLNASDFSSAVVQAQSSKADVVGLANFGNDLVNSIKAAREFGIKPDGKQKLASLLMYITDVHSLGLKTAQGMLLSEAFYWDMNDETRAFAKKYFARMNAMPNMSQMGVYSSVKHYLKAIEAAGTTDAGAVMAKMRELPVNDVFAKNGKLRTDGMMVHDMYLFQVKTPAESKYPWDYYKVMGSVPADKAFVPLSESSCPLAKKP